One Brassica napus cultivar Da-Ae chromosome C4, Da-Ae, whole genome shotgun sequence genomic region harbors:
- the LOC125585052 gene encoding methionine aminopeptidase 1A-like produces the protein MRSLGVGSQWLMPRRGYWLVLLTILTTNTLFFFQRGDLNETCFVGNVDEASRQLVKCTYGCLEKAIAIVKPGIRFREIGEIVNRHATMSGLSVVRSYCGHGIGDLFHCAPNIPHYARNKAVGVMKAGQTFTIEPMINAGLWRDRTWPDGWTAVTADGKRSAQFEHTLLVTETGVEVLTARLPSSPDVFPWLKK, from the exons ATGAGGTCACTTGGGGTAGGATCTCAATGGTTGATGCCGAGAAGAGGTTACTGGTTAGTGCTCTTGACGATCCTGACAACCAACACTTTGTTCTTCTTCCAGAGAG GTGACCTTAATGAGACATGCTTTGTTGGAAATGTTGACGAAGCATCACGTCAACTGGTTAAGTGCACATATGGGTGCCTGGAGAAAGCCATTGCAATTG TTAAACCTGGAATTAGATTCCGTGAAATTGGAGAGATAGTCAACCGTCATGCTACTATGTCTGGGTTATCAGTG GTACGATCGTATTGTGGTCATGGAATTGGGGATCTCTTCCATTGCGCCCCAAACATTCCACACTATGCAA GAAACAAAGCAGTTGGAGTGATGAAAGCAGGTCAGACTTTCACAATCGAGCCAATGATCAACGCAG GGTTGTGGCGGGATCGAACATGGCCTGATGGATGGACCGCAGTTACTGCAGATGGAAAACGCAGTGCTCAGTTTGAGCATACCCTCCTG GTAACGGAGACGGGTGTTGAGGTTCTAACGGCGAGGCTTCCTTCATCACCAGACGTTTTCCCTTGGCTTAAGAAGTGA